From Micrococcales bacterium, the proteins below share one genomic window:
- a CDS encoding ABC transporter ATP-binding protein → MISVRSLTRRYGELVAVDNVDLEVAQGQLFAFLGPNGAGKSTTINCLTTLMPFDSGEIDVDGHRLGQADHSVRQSIGVVFQKSVLDDKLTVRENLATRAAVYGLSANKTTERINALAGQIGIGEFLGQRYGRLSGGQRRRTDIARALIHGPSILFLDEPTAGLDPKSREQVLQTVKDLRASEGVTVFHTTHYLEEVENVDHVAVINRGKIVASGTPGQLRAQFATSQLSITPAEGASEAVRQALGQWDPKQAGVTWQADVGSGTQARRLLAELGEAVADFEFRHGTMDAAFLALTQREEESA, encoded by the coding sequence ATGATCTCAGTGCGGTCGTTGACGCGCCGCTACGGCGAGCTCGTGGCAGTCGACAACGTGGATCTCGAAGTGGCCCAGGGGCAGCTGTTTGCGTTCTTGGGACCAAATGGCGCCGGCAAATCCACCACCATCAACTGCCTGACGACCTTGATGCCATTTGATTCAGGCGAAATCGACGTGGACGGACATCGCCTTGGCCAAGCTGACCATTCGGTTCGCCAGTCAATTGGTGTGGTCTTCCAAAAATCGGTGCTTGATGACAAGCTGACGGTGCGGGAAAACCTGGCGACCAGGGCAGCGGTCTACGGCCTTAGCGCCAACAAGACGACTGAACGCATCAACGCACTAGCCGGGCAGATCGGCATCGGCGAATTCCTGGGGCAACGCTACGGCCGGCTGTCTGGGGGCCAAAGGCGGCGGACGGATATCGCCCGAGCCCTGATTCACGGCCCGTCAATCCTGTTCCTGGACGAACCGACCGCCGGGCTCGACCCCAAGAGCCGCGAACAGGTCCTGCAGACCGTCAAGGATTTGCGGGCCAGTGAAGGCGTGACGGTGTTTCACACCACGCATTACCTCGAAGAGGTCGAAAACGTCGACCATGTGGCAGTGATAAACCGCGGCAAGATCGTGGCTAGCGGCACCCCCGGCCAGCTCAGGGCCCAGTTCGCCACCTCGCAGCTTTCTATTACGCCGGCTGAGGGCGCCAGCGAAGCCGTTCGCCAAGCGCTGGGGCAGTGGGACCCCAAACAGGCCGGGGTGACCTGGCAGGCCGATGTCGGCTCGGGCACCCAGGCGCGGCGGCTGCTGGCCGAGCTGGGCGAGGCGGTGGCCGATTTCGAGTTTAGGCACGGCACCATGGACGCGGCCTTCCTGGCTCTGACCCAGCGCGAGGAGGAGTCAGCATGA
- a CDS encoding ABC transporter permease, whose product MIAFAGRCLRVWSRDRTAIFFSLFGPLILLVLYIAFFGKMNVDSLMEGAADYGGGEWMTRSAATGFVASWVGAALIAVATINGPMVGLNLLVDDRVSGRMTDFLVAPLRQRSLMGGYLLATWVYTMAIVLVVAVVGVAGGLVLGARLPGPGGWLTLLVLTALGSLVYSAIYLLLSVGLRTQAAAGGVATVIGTLSGFLAGAYIPPGVLGTGMITGMNLMPFAPNAVVARQALAGPGLEDLPVPAEQITFMRNFYGMDLEVGGSIWPNWTPYAIMAAWGLVAFVLAIKVSSKLRQPA is encoded by the coding sequence ATGATTGCCTTTGCTGGGCGGTGCTTGCGGGTGTGGTCGCGCGACCGCACCGCCATCTTCTTTTCGCTGTTTGGGCCCCTGATCCTGCTGGTTTTGTACATAGCCTTTTTCGGCAAAATGAACGTGGATTCGCTGATGGAGGGCGCCGCCGATTACGGCGGCGGCGAATGGATGACACGCTCGGCCGCCACCGGTTTTGTCGCTTCGTGGGTCGGCGCCGCCTTGATCGCGGTGGCCACGATCAACGGGCCGATGGTTGGCCTCAACCTGCTGGTCGACGACCGCGTCAGCGGACGAATGACTGATTTCTTGGTGGCGCCATTGCGTCAGCGCAGCCTGATGGGTGGGTACCTCCTGGCGACCTGGGTCTACACCATGGCAATTGTGCTGGTGGTAGCCGTGGTTGGCGTGGCCGGCGGCCTGGTGCTGGGTGCTCGACTCCCCGGGCCGGGCGGCTGGCTGACTCTACTAGTCCTGACCGCCCTAGGGTCCTTGGTCTACAGCGCCATTTACCTGCTGTTATCGGTTGGCTTGCGCACGCAGGCCGCGGCCGGCGGCGTCGCCACGGTTATTGGCACTTTGTCCGGTTTCTTGGCCGGCGCCTACATCCCGCCGGGTGTCTTGGGCACGGGCATGATCACCGGCATGAACCTGATGCCCTTTGCGCCTAATGCTGTGGTCGCCCGCCAGGCCCTGGCCGGACCTGGCCTGGAGGATCTACCCGTGCCAGCCGAGCAAATCACATTCATGCGCAACTTCTACGGCATGGATCTTGAGGTGGGTGGCAGCATCTGGCCCAATTGGACTCCCTACGCCATCATGGCAGCTTGGGGTCTGG